Genomic window (Paenibacillus sp. 37):
TGGTGGAGAAAGAATCGGAATTCCATAGACCGCAGGTGCAGCCATAAATTCATCCATCTGATCCTGATTCGGCTCTCTCAAGTAACGGAAACCCTTTTCTGTATCACGAAAAGCAACGAGGTTGGCACCCACGCTAGGAATAACTGCCGCTTCAAACTGATTAAAACGAAGCCAAACGGCCGGAATCCCTCCAAATTGTTCTTCAAATGCTGCATTTTGCTGTGTCATCGTTATATGTACCTCCTGCATACTAAGGTTATATTATACGGCTCGACTATATCATGCCCGAGCGCAAAATACCAATCTATGATAGAGAACAAATTCATAATAGAAAAACAAAAAAGACAGGAAAAAGACAGCTGCAATACGTTACGGCTGTCTCTGCTGTCTTTCATATGATGGTTCAATTAATCCACATATTTTCCTTGATCCGGCACAGTGCTCTCTTCAAAGTCCAGATCAAGCCGCTTCAAGGATGCACTCAGCATATCTCCGCTCAAGGCATGCCCATGCCCGGTAATCGCAAGTTTCGGTTCCAGATGCCTTATATGCTGGACAGATTGATGAGCAGCCTGCCAATCGGTTGTGAAATAAGATGGTGGGCCATGCAACTGTTTGTCCTGAAGCAACACACTCCACAGCGACTCCTGCTTCACTGTGATGATTGCGTCTCCCGCAATTAACAAACGGTCTGCTTCCCGAAACAGCGACACATGTCCAGGCGTATGACCTGGCGTGTGCACCCATTCCCATCCTGAGACGCCTGGAACGGAATGATCTTTGGGTAAACTGAATATCCGATCATCCAGATTGATTGCCTCATTGGGATAAGCGAATGACAACCTGGACATCAAACCTCCACCTACAGAAGGGTCCGCTGGCGGGTAATCTTTTAATCCCGTTAAATACGGAATTTCAAGCGGATGAGCATACACTGGCACACCCCAGAATTGTTCCAGTTCAATAACGGTCCCTACATGGTCGAAGTGACCATGCGTCAATATGATTGCAGACGGCGGACCTTGAAATCGTTCTGTTGCAACCTGAACAATATGATCTGTGAACCTCGCCATTCCGGTGTCCACGAGGACCCAGTTCCTGCTTCCTGGCTCTCCGATGAACACGACATTCACGAATAGTGTACGTAGACTGAGAATATCGGGCGCGACTTCTTCAAGTCCCGTCAACCCTTCTGTAATCAGATTGTCAGATGCCATTCACGGTTACCTCCCATTAGGCGGATTGTCTCTCTGGTTCCATTCATCTCGTAGACTTCCCTTTTCTGGATCATCTATTCAACATTTCCAATAAAATAGACGGTATACACCCTGTTTCGGGCATACACCGTCTAGTATAGTCATCGACACAACACAATAGAACAAGAACATCTCGGCTAGTTAAGCCGGAAATGCCTCCAAAGCAGCATCGAGCAATTGATTGTACAGATCGTCATCATTTTCAAGCAACTCGTCCATACGCAGTAACTCTTCTTCATCACCGGATTGCTCCGTGAAATGCAAGCTATAGTCCCAATCTTTTCCGTTCTTGCTCATGAAGGTAATCTCATATACTGACTTTTCGCCTTCTGTGCGGTAAACGGTATTTCCCACGTATCCTTTTTCACCTTCACGGCGCATTTCAGCACTTATAATTTCAATATTCACAATCATTCTCTCCTTTAATCTTTCATCTACAGGCGGTCTCCAACATTTCTGGTAAACCTAGTTTGGTAATTATTATTGGTTAATTGTACAATATATAACGTAGCAACGTATACCTTATTCAATGAAGGAACCATTCTGAGTCCTTACATAGTTGTAATGAGGATTATAAATACGTGTTTGACCAACATCTATAATAGCCAACAAGCTACGATATTATTATCACATTGGAGGAAAAAATAGCATGAATACTTTTGAAACGAATCTTCAGCAATATGCTGAACTGGCTGTACAAGTCGGTGTCAATGTCCATCCAGGACAGACACTCGTGGTAAACGCTCCAATCTCGGCAGCACATTTTGTACGACTGATTGTCAAAGCAGCTTACGGTAAAGGTGCGAAATTGGTCAAAGTAAACTGGAGCGATGAAACCGTTACACGTCTTCATTACGATCTTGCACCTGATGAAGCCTTCTCCATTGAACCGAAATGGTTTGCAGCTGAAATGACTGAACTCGTTGAAGAAGGTGCCGCTATTCTGCACGTCATCGCTGAAAATCCTGATCTGCTGAACGGTGTAGCTCAGGAACGGATTGTTACCAGCCAAAAAGTGCGCGGCAAAGCGCTCGAAAAATATCGTTCTTATCAGATGGCTGACAAATTCAGCTGGTCTATCGTAGCCGTTCCTTCTCCGGAATGGGCAGCTAAAGTGTTCCCGGATCTTCCAGAAGCACAACAAGTCGATCGCCTGTGGGACGTCATTTTCAAAACCGTACGGATCGGTGAGCAGGATGCTGTTGCCGAATGGAAAACCCATTTGCAAAACCTAGATTCCCGTGCTGATCTGCTGAACAACAAGAAATACAAGAAGCTTCACTATACAGCTCCAGGCACAGACTTGACCATTGAACTTCCAGAAGGCCATATCTGGGTATCCGGTGGAAGTGTGAATGAGCAAGGACATGTCTTTATTGCCAATATGCCTACGGAAGAAGTATTCACGGCTCCGCTGAAAACGGGTGTTAACGGTGTAGTTCGCAGCACGAAACCACTGAGCTATGGCGGCAACCTGATTGACGGATTCTCCCTTACATTTGAGAACGGTCGAATCGTAGATTACACCGCTGAACAAGGACTGGATGCACTCAAAAACCTAATCGAGATGGATGAAGGTGCACACTATCTGGGTGAGGTAGCCCTCGTTCCACATCAGTCACCAATTTCAGATACCAATATTTTGTTCTATAATACTTTGTTTGATGAAAATGCCTCCAACCATTTGGCGATTGGTAATGCCTATGCCTTCTGTCTGGAAGGTGGTAAAACGATGTCCAAAGAAGAATTGATTGAACGTGGCATGAACTCCAGTCTCACTCATGTTGACTTCATGATTGGATCCGGAGAAATGAACATCCACGGTGTGACCTCCGAAGGTGCGGAAGAGCCGATCTTCCTGCAAGGAAACTGGGCATTTTAATCCCGTTTGATGTGATTTAGGAGAGAGGAGATTACTCCTCTCTTTTCCTGCGTCAACAGGTCAAAATTCAACAATTGGAGGGAACTCACATGTTAAGTTTTGAACAAAAAATGGATCGTTACGCTGAACTGGCTGTAAGAGTAGGTGCTAACGTGCAGCCAGGACAAGTATTTGTCATCTCTGCGATGATTGATACCGCTGAATTCGTACGTTTGCTGGTACGAAAGGGGTATGAAGCTGGCGCCAAGCAGGTGATTGTAAAATACGGAGATGAAACCGTCAATCGATTGCGGTTTGAGATGGCCCCTGAGGAATCCTTCCAGGAGCCGCCGAAATGGCATGCAGCGGAGCTTGAAGAACTGGCGGCCAATAATGCAGCCTTTCTAACCGTATTGTCATCCAGTCCAGACCTGATGAAAGGTATTGACCCGGAGCGGATTTCCACCCATCAGCGTACATTTGGTCAGGCAATGGCCAAGTACCGTCAGTATCAACAGGCGGATAAAATGAGCTGGACGGGTGTGGCTTGTCCTTCCCCCGATTGGGCAGCCAAAGTATTCCCGGATCTCCCGGCAGCCGAGCAGGTTAGCCAGCTGTGGGAAGCCATTTTTTCTGCAGTGAGAGCCGATCTGGAGGACCCTGTAGCGGCTTGGGAACAGCATATCGAACGACTGGAGACCAAAGCCGTTGCCCTGAACAACAAGAAGTATCAAGCATTGCATTTCCTCTCACCGGGGACGGATCTTACTGTCGAGCTTCCAGAAGGTCATATCTGGGCGCAGGCAGGTAGCGTGAATGAGCAAGGCACCCCTTTTGTCGCCAATATTCCAACAGAGGAAGTATTCACTGCTCCAGCCAAACATGGCGTTAATGGCAAAGTGTCCAGCACCAAACCACTCAGCTATGGCGGCAGTATCATTGATCGTTTTTCACTCACATTTGAGAACGGACGTATCATTGATTTTCATGCCGAAGAAGGTCAGGATACGCTGGAAAGACTCATTTCCATGGATGAAGGATCTCATTACCTCGGCGAAGTCGCTTTGGTTCCCTTCCATTCACCGATCTCTGAGAGTGGTATCCTGTATTACACTACATTGTATGATGAGAATGCATCGTGCCATCTTGCGATTGGCAGTTCCTATGCATTTAATATCGAAGGGGGCAAGACGATGTCTCCCGAAGAACTTGCCGCTCGCGGCATGAACTCCAGCATTACTCATGTGGATTTCATGATGGGCTCTCCCGAAACGGACATCTACGGTATTACGGCAAACGGCGAACGTGAAGCCATCTTCCTCAATGGAGACTGGGCATTCTAACAGATAACGGTTGATTTCTCCCCCGTTATATATTTTCACTGAAACTGTCATCCAGGCTGTCTTGCAACCATGTGTTCATGGTTGCAA
Coding sequences:
- a CDS encoding MBL fold metallo-hydrolase → MASDNLITEGLTGLEEVAPDILSLRTLFVNVVFIGEPGSRNWVLVDTGMARFTDHIVQVATERFQGPPSAIILTHGHFDHVGTVIELEQFWGVPVYAHPLEIPYLTGLKDYPPADPSVGGGLMSRLSFAYPNEAINLDDRIFSLPKDHSVPGVSGWEWVHTPGHTPGHVSLFREADRLLIAGDAIITVKQESLWSVLLQDKQLHGPPSYFTTDWQAAHQSVQHIRHLEPKLAITGHGHALSGDMLSASLKRLDLDFEESTVPDQGKYVD
- a CDS encoding aminopeptidase, which produces MNTFETNLQQYAELAVQVGVNVHPGQTLVVNAPISAAHFVRLIVKAAYGKGAKLVKVNWSDETVTRLHYDLAPDEAFSIEPKWFAAEMTELVEEGAAILHVIAENPDLLNGVAQERIVTSQKVRGKALEKYRSYQMADKFSWSIVAVPSPEWAAKVFPDLPEAQQVDRLWDVIFKTVRIGEQDAVAEWKTHLQNLDSRADLLNNKKYKKLHYTAPGTDLTIELPEGHIWVSGGSVNEQGHVFIANMPTEEVFTAPLKTGVNGVVRSTKPLSYGGNLIDGFSLTFENGRIVDYTAEQGLDALKNLIEMDEGAHYLGEVALVPHQSPISDTNILFYNTLFDENASNHLAIGNAYAFCLEGGKTMSKEELIERGMNSSLTHVDFMIGSGEMNIHGVTSEGAEEPIFLQGNWAF
- a CDS encoding aminopeptidase, whose product is MLSFEQKMDRYAELAVRVGANVQPGQVFVISAMIDTAEFVRLLVRKGYEAGAKQVIVKYGDETVNRLRFEMAPEESFQEPPKWHAAELEELAANNAAFLTVLSSSPDLMKGIDPERISTHQRTFGQAMAKYRQYQQADKMSWTGVACPSPDWAAKVFPDLPAAEQVSQLWEAIFSAVRADLEDPVAAWEQHIERLETKAVALNNKKYQALHFLSPGTDLTVELPEGHIWAQAGSVNEQGTPFVANIPTEEVFTAPAKHGVNGKVSSTKPLSYGGSIIDRFSLTFENGRIIDFHAEEGQDTLERLISMDEGSHYLGEVALVPFHSPISESGILYYTTLYDENASCHLAIGSSYAFNIEGGKTMSPEELAARGMNSSITHVDFMMGSPETDIYGITANGEREAIFLNGDWAF